TGTCGGCATTCATGAATGCTTTGGAAGCATCCGTGCTTCGCCAGATCGAGTGCGTCGTCGTGTTGCTGCTTTATGGAACAGCGCGCGAATTGCAGACGGTCGACGAGGCAATCGCCTACATTGAGACACACGCTGGCGCGGATAACGGTAACTTGAAGCGATACGAGCTTGAAGTCCGTTATAGCAACGGAGACGCGATCGTTGGAAGATTCAAAAAGCGCGAAGACGCAATCGCGTTCCTTCTGCAGTATCAACCAGCGCGACCACCGGGAAATAGATAGGTGCCACCTGCCTACCCGCCGAACAGATCCTTGTAGGTCGTCTTCGCGGCCTGAATGCCCATTCGCAGGGCGGAAACGTCGGCGCCCAGGCTGAGCATGCGGCACCCTTTCTCGTAGCAGCAGTGCGTGTATTCGGGATTCGGAGCGACGGTGCCCCAGTGCTTGCCGTGCTTGCGGCAAGCGGCAGCGACGCGATCGAGCCCTTCGAGTAATTTCGGGTGCGAGAATTGTCCGAGCACTCCCATCGCTTGCGATAGATCGCTGGGACCAACGAACAACAGGTCGACGGCGTCGTTCGCGGCGATGGCGTCGACATCGTTCAGGGCGCCGAGCGTTTCGATCTGAATCGCCACGAACTGTTCGCAGTTGGCATCCTTCGCGAATTGTTCTTGTGACTTGTGCGTGTAGTGGGCGTCACGGCCCGAGGTGTTCAGACCGCGCAAACCGCGCGGAGCGAACTTAGCCCACTTGACGAACTCCTCGGCGTGCGCCGCGGACTTGATTTGCGCGGCCATCACGCCGCCGGCACCCGCTTCCAGGTTTTGCGTCACCAGGGCGTAATCCGTTGGCGCCATGCGCACGAAACAATCGAAGTTGTTGGCCCGGGCACAGGCCGCGGCGAGTTGCACTTCCTGATACGACAGCCCGCAATGTTCCTGATCGAGCCAGAAGCCGTGAAAGCCGCCGGCCAGGCCGAACATGTCGATCACGACCGGATGGGTCAGCCGCCCCAGGGCAAAAACGCGGACCAGCTCGCCCTTGGCCAATAGCTCTCGAAAGCGACTCATGATCGATGGATCCCCCGGCTTTGGTAACTTGGGAAGGTTCTCGGCGGCAGGGCTGACACCGCGACTTGGCATGCCGCTTAAAAAGCGGGCCAGGAGCAGTCCAGCTAGCCATGCGTCCGCGTGGAGCAAAGTCTGACAGTGCCTGACCTTAGCGTCAAGCCGCCGGGCGCGATTGCGGGCTCGGTTAGGTGAGGCGGTGACAACGCCCCAAAAATATTTTCGCAATACCCGCGAACCATCCTCCCGGCGGAGTGTCCCTGAGGCGTACGGCGGGCATTTTGTTCGCCGAGAGGCCTCGGGCGGCCCTTTCCGCATTGACTTTGCGGGTAGACCGTGACAGGCTTACTTAGTTGGTCCCCGGGCCCGGCCCCGGCCGACAAAGAGGTTAAAGGAGACAGGTCCGCCACCTGGCCGGCGCGTGCTTCGTGCGGCCGGGGGGGCGGAATAACGTTCGTTTTTCGTTCTCTCCAAAAGCGCTCAGCGCACGGAGTCACAGATGCGTACCAATATCAATCGCAACACGTCGGTCGTAACCCTCGCGAATCGCCTGGGCCGTATCGTCGTTGCCGCGAATGATCGGGTACGCAGCGTGGACGTTGCGCAGCCCGTCTCAGGGCAATTCTTTACGGCGCTAGTCGGTTATCAGGGTGCGCTTAAGCGCGCCATGAAACCGGCAGCTACCGGCGCAGCCGCCGGTATGGAAGCGGCGATTAGTTCGCTCGCTTCCATTACGACGGGGCTGCTGTCGAGGTGCTGGCATACGCCGAGCGTTATGCCGCACCACGCGGTCGTCAGGGTTAGTTCCTAGTTCCGCAAGCCAAGCGAACTAAGAAACTCGAAACCACGACGACAGCCGGTCGGCAGCCCCTGGCCGCGGTGAAGGGCCTTTTCACGCCTTTTTCCGCACGCCGAGGACTGGCACGTTTTCCTCAGCTTTTGCACCGTGCCGCGAAGCACGGTTTTTCACGGAGAGAGCCATGATCGTTCTGACCGAAACCAGTCGAGAGAAAGTACTGCTGGCAGCCCAGGTAAGGGCCGCGCAACGCGGCAACCGCGAGGCGTTCGGCCAACTGGTCGAACGGTTCCAGCGGGCCGTGTACGGCATCGCGCTGCGGCGGCTGCGCAATCACGCCGAGGCTCAGGAGCTGACCCAAGAGGTCTTCGTCCAGGCCATGCGGAAGATCGCGCAACTGCGCGAGCCGGAATGCTTCGGCGGCTGGCTGCGGTCGATCACCACGCGGATGGCCATCAACCGGGCCCTGCGCGGCGGACCGGTCGTACCCACCGAGCGCGAAACGCTCGAAGCAACCTGCGTCGAGCGGCGCACGCCGCTGGCCGTGGCGCTCGAGCGCGAGCAGGCCAGCCAAGTGCGGGCCGGCTTGGGCCGGCTGCGCCGGTTGGACCGTGAAACGCTCGAGGCGTTTTACGTCCGCGGCCAGTCGCTGGTCGAGATGAGCGACGAGTTCGGCTCGCCGATCGGCACGATCAAGCGGCGCCTGCACGTAGCCCGCAAACGGTTGGCCCGCGAGCTCGAAGAAATGGCGCCCGCTTGAATGGTTCGGCCGCGACGCGCCGCTGAATGCGGTCAGTAAATGCGCAGTCCCCCTGCGAAGAAGCCCGGACCGGCTGGCAAGAACGCCATACGGTCCGGGCTATTTTTTTGCAAATGCCGCCGTGGCCAAAACCAGCCAGCCCGCGATGAAGCTCAAGCCGCCGATCGGTACGATCGCGCCGAAGATCTTTGGGCCGCCCAGGGCGAGTGGATAAAGCAGGCCCGAGAAAACGACGATGCCGACGGTAAAGCACAGGCCTGCCACATTCAGCGAAGGGGCTGGCATTTGCAGTCCGACAAGTCCCACCAGTACCAGAGCCAGCGCGTGGTACATCTGATAGCGTACGGCGATTTCGTACGTCTCGGACTTGCCCGTCTCTTCTAGACGTTCTTTCAAGGCGTGAGCGCCGAAAGCGCCGGTGCCGACGGCCAAAGCGCCGAAGACGGCGCCGACAATAATCCACATTCTGGGAGACACAAGCGAATCCTCCGCGAGGCGGCTGGTGGTGGGTGCCGCTATTGTAGCGAGGCATCGCCACACCGGGAGGATGGCAGCCGGCCCGATAAGGGCCGCAGATTACGGCCAGTTAACACAGCAAGCGTTGCGTCACCGCCGATCACGGAGGCGGCGGCGTTTGACCCGTCAGATTAAACTCTTCCTCTTCCTGAATGATGATGCGTGGCGTGACCATCATCATCAGGCTTTCCGTTTGTCGGCCGATGGCCGAGTTCTGGAAGAGGCGGTTGACGTACGGAATCTTGTTGAGAATCGGCACGCCGAATTCGTTACGGCCTTCGCTCAGCCGTTTCACACCGCCCAAGAGAACCGTACCGCCGTCGGGCACGCTGACCGTGGTACTAACGCTGACGAACGAGAACGTCGGCAATTGCACGGTGGTGCCTTCGGTGGTCGTGACCGAGGACGTCGAACGACCGGTGGTCGAGTCGGTGGGGCCGGTCGATTGGCTGTTCGAAGTCGAACTGCTGGAGCCCGTGAAGGTAAAGGTGTTCACTGCGCCGATGCTGCTGAAGAACGGCACGAGCGTGAGACGGACGAAGCGCCGATCCTCGGACACCACGGCCTGCACCGTGAGCATCGTGCCTTCGGACAAAACGACGATCACCGGCTGCTGTGCGGCTGCGAAATCGCCGACGACCGGAATCACGCTGATCACGAACGGGCTTTGCGACTGATCGAACACCGAAGCTAGTTGGCCGTTGAAGAGCGTGACCTTGGGAGCTTGCAGCACGTTGCTGCGGCGATCGCCTTGCGAGGCTTCGATGAAGAAGAAGGCCTCGATATCGCTGAGAATGGCGAAGCCCAACGTGGCACCGGCGCCGGCCGAGAAGCTGCCGAATTGCGGGACCGCGGCGGCAAAACTGCCTTGCGACAGGTCGATGTTCAAGTCGTCGGTGTATTGACCTATGCCCGCGGCCGAGGTGCCAACCGTGGCCGAGGTTTTCTGGAACAGTTGCGGGTCATAGCTGGCAAGAGCCGAGCCTTGGTTGAGCGTGCCCACGTTCTGCGCACCAACCAGCGAGGCCGGAGCGTAATCTTGCAGCGAGAGCTGGAAGTCGACGCCGATACGTTCGAAGAACTCGTCATTGAGCGTGATGAACCGAACTTCGATCGTGACTTGCAGATCTTGCAAGCGTCGTAACTGCGCCAGCAGGTCGGCGATTTCCTCGTGAACGTCTTGCTTCTGGCTGATGACCAGGCTCAAGTTGTTGGGAAAGCGTGTGACCGAGCCGGGGCCGCCATTGGCGTCCCAGCTTTCCGGCTGAATCGTTTGTACGATCAAGTCGATGAGGCTGTCGAAGTCGGGCTGCGCGCCGCCGCTCAGCCCGCCTGGCCCGGCGCCCATCGACTGGCTGATGCCAGCCAGGGGTCCGGGAGTGCCGGACATTTGGGCGAGGATTCGCGGGTCCATGAAGGCGTTCGAGGGACTGCCCGAGGCGCTGGCCACCGACAAAGGCGCGTCGCTGGAGTAGGGGCCACCCAGCATGCCCTGTCGCGCGTTGGCCTGGGCGCTATTCAGCGCGCCGGTCATACCAATGTTGTTATCGGGCACGAAATTCGGAATCGGTATGACCAGGTCGCCGACGTTGTAGGTCACGGTATAGACCTCTCCGTCGCGCAACTGTTCGCTCGTCACGTTGAGCACTTCGTTCTTCACGACGTAACTCAAGTGCAGCGGCTCTAGAATCAGGTTCAGGGCGCTACGCAGCGAGATCGGCTCCGACAGGTCGATATTCACGGGTGTGTCGGTCATAACGCCTTCGGCCGCCAGGCCGCGTGGATCGAGATGAATATTCACGCCGGCCAAAGTCTTCAGATGATCCATGACTTCGCCCAGCGGCGCGTCCTGGAACTTGAGCGAGACCGGAGTCTTCAGGCTCTTTTCGATCTCGATCTCCTTTTCCGAGCGTCGTGCCCGGCCTTCGATCTTGCGGCGGAACGGAGATTTGGAAAGCTGGTCCCACTTACGCGCGTCAGTAAACTGAATCGGATTGCGATCATCAAACGGTATTGCCGCCTCGTCGGCGGACTGCATCTCGTTGACGAAGCCCTTTTCCTTGTCCGACTCGGCCTGCTTGGTGTTGGCCAGCCGGCGTGCGAACGTGGCCTTCCATAACAGTTGCGTTGCTACGGGATCGTCTGGTGCCATTTCCTGCACGCGCTTGGCAATAACTTCAGCTTCAGCCCAGCGCTGCTCATCGAGGAGATTGTTGAACTTCTCGACCTCGAGGGCGATCTTCTCCTGGACTTCGACCTTGGCTGTCTGTTCGCGATCGATTTCGTCCTTTACCGCCTGGTTGCGCTCGTCGAGCTCGATCTTCGGTCGATTGATTTCGATGTACCGCTCGATGTCGGAGATGCTGCGATCGGCACTGCGCAACAGCCGGTCGCGAGTCTCCTGGTCAAGTCCGGACTTTTCGACCATGACCCGCGCTTGCTGCAAGATTTGCAGCGAGCGTTTGGGATCGCTTTCCTGCAGGCGTTTTGCCTCGCTCTTTTGTGCCACCAGGTCGGCAATCACCTTCTTGGCCAACACCTGCTGGTCAACGGCACTCTTTTGCAAAAGTGAGCCGGCATGGCTGGACGGCGGAAGGCGTTGCGGCGCCTGCTCCGCGATCGTTGTGTCCGGGGCCGCACTGTCCGACGAACCAGGGTCCGGCATCTCGGCGCCAGTCGGCGCGGCCATCATCGCTACGCGGCCTGGCGTGGTCCGCACGAGTTTCGCTGGCTGGCCCGTGCGCAATTCGTTGGTCACTGTGTTTGATGCGGGAACATTGTGCGTCGTGTCCGTTTCCGGCTCGAATACGGCGCGCGTGGCTGGCGCAGCAGGCGCAGGCGGGGCCGCTTCCGTCGTCTGAGCGTCCGCGACGTCGCTCACTAGCGCGCCGGCCGACGACGCGGCATCAGGCGCGTTCGCGGGAGCTTGGAACTCCGCGGGGGCAACGGCATTGTCGCGGAAACGACCGCTGCGGCGACGCGCTGCGGCAACCCGATTCAGCAGGTCTTGCGGGTTCGCATCGAACGGCCCGTAGTTCACCGGCACGTGCGAAGCATCGGTCGCCAGCCGTTCGGCATCGTCGAACTCCTTCCACAGCAGCAAAGATTCCGCCTGCGACAGCAGCATTTCCACCTGCCGCCGCCGATAGGCTTCGCTGTCCTTGGGCGTGCGGAGCTGGACGAATTCCATGTGCTTCTGAACGGCCAACTCGATCTTGGCCGGATTGTCTTCGTTCAATTCATAGCGCACATTCAAAGCCTTGGCCTGGGCTGCCAGCTTGGCGGCCCGCGCCGTATCTCCCACGGCCAATGCCTTTCGCGCACCGATCAATAGTCGATCGCTCTGGTCACGCGCATTAACAGCAGGCGCTCCCGCCGGAACGTCGTTACGCGCCGGTTCGGGACTCATGACTCGCTCACCGGGGTTCGGCAGGGGCGCGGCCGTGATGGCGCGGGATGGCGGCGCCGGACTTTGCTCGGCTTCGGGAAGGCGGACAACGGCCGGCTCCTCGGCCGCCGCGGCGCGATCCACTGCGTCGAAGGGGTTCGTGCCGCGCGACATG
Above is a window of Pirellulales bacterium DNA encoding:
- a CDS encoding aldolase/citrate lyase family protein; translated protein: MSRFRELLAKGELVRVFALGRLTHPVVIDMFGLAGGFHGFWLDQEHCGLSYQEVQLAAACARANNFDCFVRMAPTDYALVTQNLEAGAGGVMAAQIKSAAHAEEFVKWAKFAPRGLRGLNTSGRDAHYTHKSQEQFAKDANCEQFVAIQIETLGALNDVDAIAANDAVDLLFVGPSDLSQAMGVLGQFSHPKLLEGLDRVAAACRKHGKHWGTVAPNPEYTHCCYEKGCRMLSLGADVSALRMGIQAAKTTYKDLFGG
- a CDS encoding sigma-70 family RNA polymerase sigma factor; translation: MIVLTETSREKVLLAAQVRAAQRGNREAFGQLVERFQRAVYGIALRRLRNHAEAQELTQEVFVQAMRKIAQLREPECFGGWLRSITTRMAINRALRGGPVVPTERETLEATCVERRTPLAVALEREQASQVRAGLGRLRRLDRETLEAFYVRGQSLVEMSDEFGSPIGTIKRRLHVARKRLARELEEMAPA
- a CDS encoding DUF423 domain-containing protein — protein: MSPRMWIIVGAVFGALAVGTGAFGAHALKERLEETGKSETYEIAVRYQMYHALALVLVGLVGLQMPAPSLNVAGLCFTVGIVVFSGLLYPLALGGPKIFGAIVPIGGLSFIAGWLVLATAAFAKK